A genome region from Triticum aestivum cultivar Chinese Spring chromosome 2B, IWGSC CS RefSeq v2.1, whole genome shotgun sequence includes the following:
- the LOC123042931 gene encoding putative cysteine-rich receptor-like protein kinase 32 yields the protein MTTLGRPSYSSSLFLCFLVLAALHPASGGGGGGGDSPRQTQPSVDNPRQEPVDNPRQEPVDQTTTPATQVSGATAPPPHSVDQATTPATQFGGTTAPPPHSVDQATTPATPFGGATAPPPQSVDQSDGKGSPTIGVVGAVVGVIVLACLAGLTWYVLYRRNHPNTIGHVLKFSYHDLMSATNSFAQNRKLGEGAFGAVYKGTLMLKDKNGNQEEVYVAIKKNTYTASDDAKAAFHKEVEIMSPLSHRNIIRLVGWCDERNSLLLVYELVEDRNLQARLYGHGARVDSELSGARAPGSSLDLDWHRRYNILHGIASGLEYLHNNCEKAVMHRDIKPGNVMLDRDSNAKLCDFGLVTQLTHAITSRSTSNIIGTQGYMDPAYQSTGKVTRASDVYSFGVLLLEVVCGEEPILTGNPLKNSLVEKVRECYERDAILDAADQRLRGNSDEEIRGALLTGLRCVEKSRGDRPTMQIVLAELVSIAAKSTWYNRLASAVGAEV from the exons ATGACGACACTGGGTCGACCCTCATATTCTTCATCCTTGTTCCTCTGTTTCCTTGTGCTGGCTGCATTGCACCCAGcctccggtggtggtggtggtggaggtgatTCTCCTAGGCAGACGCAGCCGTCTGTAGATAATCCTAGGCAGGAGCCTGTAGATAATCCTAGGCAGGAGCCTGTAGATCAGACGACCACACCAGCTACTCAGGTCAGTGGTGCAACTGCTCCTCCGCCGCACTCTGTAGATCAGGCGACCACACCAGCTACTCAGTTCGGTGGTACAACTGCTCCTCCGCCGCACTCTGTAGATCAGGCGACCACACCAGCTACTCCGTTCGGTGGTGCTACTGCTCCTCCGCCGCAATCCGTTGATCAGTCGGATGGCAAAG GTTCTCCAACGATTGGCGTGGTTGGTGCTGTAGTTGGTGTAATTGTGTTGGCTTGTTTAGCAGGCTTGACTTGGTATGTGCTATATCGACGGAACCACCCTAACACAATAG GTCATGTTCTGAAGTTCAGTTACCACGACTTGATGTCTGCAACAAATAGCTTCGCACAGAACCGAAAGCTTGGAGAGGGCGCCTTTGGCGCTGTCTATAAAGGTACATTGATGCTGAAGGACAAAAATGGAAATCAAGAAGAAGTGTACGTGGCTATAAAAAAAAATACGTATACTGCGTCAGATGATGCGAAGGCTGCCTTTCATAAAGAGGTTGAAATTATGAGCCCGCTGAGCCATCGCAACATCATACGTCTTGTGGGCTGGTGCGACGAAAGGAACAGTCTCCTGCTTGTCTATGAACTAGTGGAGGATCGCAACCTTCAGGCTCGGCTTTATGGCCATGGTGCTCGGGTGGATTCGGAACTTTCCGGTGCAAGGGCTCCAGGTTCAAGTCTTGATCTAGATTGGCACAGAAG GTACAACATACTGCATGGAATAGCCTCGGGTCTTGAATACCTCCATAATAATTGTGAAAAGGCCGTCATGCATAGGGACATCAAGCCAGGTAATGTGATGTTGGATAGGGACTCCAATGCTAAACTGTGTGACTTCGGGCTGGTGACGCAACTCACCCATGCCATAACCTCACGCTCGACGAGCAACATAATTGGAACACAAGGCTACATGGACCCAGCATACCAGAGCACCGGCAAAGTAACTAGGGCGTCTGATGTCTACAGCTTCGGTGTGCTATTGCTTGAGGTTGTGTGTGGTGAGGAGCCAATCCTGACTGGCAATCCCCTGAAAAACAGCCTCGTTGAGAAGGTCCGGGAATGCTATGAGAGAGATGCAATTCTCGATGCAGCTGACCAACGGCTGAGGGGCAATTCTGATGAGGAAATTAGAGGTGCATTGTTGACCGGTCTGCGTTGTGTCGAAAAAAGCCGTGGCGATCGTCCAACTATGCAAATTGTGTTGGCTGAGTTAGTAAGCATTGCGGCTAAATCAACTTGGTATAACCGTCTTGCAAGCGCAGTGGGTGCTGAGGTGTGA